The Mytilus trossulus isolate FHL-02 chromosome 13, PNRI_Mtr1.1.1.hap1, whole genome shotgun sequence genome has a segment encoding these proteins:
- the LOC134694158 gene encoding uncharacterized protein LOC134694158: MLWNSRSDEIFYPKRDIPTPELLQHVTKREVLKYSSKIYDPLGLLSPVTIRAKILIQELRKCGLDWDELIPDNLKTTWIDLTKDLEKAIQFTIPRYYFSKPSASTELVLHVFTDASPKAYGAAAYLSNENETTLVMAKTRVAPVKCLTLPQLELMAAIIGARLAAHLHSTLNYPKIVFWSDSSIVLHWLTSTKTLKRFIANPVKEITELTHPYKWQYCPTDNNPADLLTRGLAIEQFDQSILWRKGPHWLTDSTKWPELNSATNTVLTSLVDDRENEEELDNLNMTHQNSLSSIKNILDISNYGSYMKLLRITAYVIRFIRNCRRDRISRKSGPLEVNEIQTAVNTWILDCQESTYTDEMSYLRGAQHRNTNKVPRVRQLGLFLDETGLIRCNGRIHNAPIPESAKFPYLIPANHPLTRLIVLDAHEKLLHSGMNATVTYIRQTFWIPTIRQYAKKLLRKCVICRKVNGKSYVAPDPPPLPKIKLQEAPPFTVTGVDFTGALLVRDENRILTKAYICLFTCASTRAVHLEVVPNLTEHSFVQAFRRFVSRKSIPKTLISDNATTFIAGAEELKRLCESATLKETLSTRGIEWKFIPKRAPWYGGFWERLIALTKTSLKKTLGRTQVSMETLQTVVTEIERILNDRPLTYFSSDIRDCETLTPAHLLYGRRISTLPYPQIDIEEFNDPTYMNHKELNKCAQRQTLLIQHFWTRWKSEYLTSLREFHKTLGKNEQSIQIGDIVQIHNESPRVNWKLGIVNELIRGNDGHVRAARIQTSNGETSRPIVKLFPLEVSGTHSDVTSDHTDEQHQDTTQRSTRPKRNASIKARERIRK, translated from the coding sequence ATGTTGTGGAACAGTCGTAGCGACGAGATATTTTACCCTAAGCGTGATATTCCTACACCGGAACTACTTCAACATGTTACTAAACGagaagttttgaaatattcttcaaaGATTTATGATCCACTCGGCTTACTTAGTCCGGTTACAATTAGAGCGAAAATCCTGATACAAGAGTTAAGGAAATGTGGATTAGATTGGGACGAACTAATACCAGATAATTTAAAGACTACGTGGATAGATTTGACCAAAGATTTGGAAAAGGCAATACAATTCACTATTCCTCGATATTATTTTAGCAAGCCATCAGCATCAACAGAATTAGTACTTCATGTATTTACAGACGCAAGTCCAAAGGCGTACGGCGCAGCAGCTTATTTGAGTAACGAAAACGAAACAACTTTAGTAATGGCGAAAACCAGAGTAGCACCAGTCAAATGCTTAACCCTCCCACAACTTGAACTTATGGCAGCAATCATCGGCGCACGACTAGCTGCACATCTTCATTCAACACTTAATTAtccaaaaattgtattttggtcaGATAGCAGCATCGTTCTTCATTGGCTAACATCTACGAAGACTTTGAAACGTTTTATAGCTAATCCAGTGAAGGAAATAACAGAATTGACGCATCCATACAAATGGCAGTATTGTCCTACTGATAACAACCCAGCAGATCTTCTAACAAGAGGACTTGCAATTGAACAATTTGACCAGAGTATACTTTGGCGGAAAGGACCACATTGGTTAACAGATAGTACAAAATGGCCAGAACTAAACAGCGCAACAAACACCGTTTTGACGTCACTGGTAGATGACAGAGAAAATGAAGAGGAATTGGACAACTTGAATATGACGCACCAAAATAGTCTAAGcagtataaaaaacatattggaTATTTCGAACTATGGATCTTACATGAAGTTATTACGTATTACCGCTTATGTCATCCGTTTTATACGCAACTGTAGACGGGATAGGATTTCCAGAAAAAGCGGACCACTGGAGgtaaatgaaattcaaacagCAGTAAATACTTGGATTCTAGATTGTCAAGAGTCTACGTATACAGATGAAATGTCATATCTGAGAGGAGCACAACacagaaacacaaataaagTACCCAGAGTCCGACAATTGGGACTTTTCTTAGACGAAACCGGTCTTATTAGATGTAACGGGAGAATACACAACGCACCAATACCAGAATCAGCGAAATTTCCGTACCTTATACCGGCAAATCATCCGTTAACTAGACTAATTGTATTGGACGCACACGAAAAGTTACTTCATAGTGGAATGAATGCTACAGTCACCTATATTAGACAAACGTTTTGGATACCAACTATTCGACAGTATGCAAAGAAATTACTCCGCAAATGCGTTATTTGCCGCAAAGTGAATGGAAAATCGTACGTTGCACCAGACCCACCACCATTACCAAAAATCAAATTACAGGAAGCACCCCCCTTTACAGTCACTGGAGTGGACTTTACAGGAGCATTACTTGTAAGAGACGAAAATAGAATTTTAACAAAAGCATATATATGCCTGTTTACCTGCGCTTCTACCAGAGCCGTTCATCTAGAGGTGGTACCGAACCTAACCGAACATTCGTTTGTTCAAGCTTTTAGGCGTTTCGTAAGCCGCAAATCAATACCTAAGACACTTATATCAGATAATGCAACTACTTTCATCGCAGGAGCAGAGGAACTAAAAAGATTATGTGAATCGGCAACACTAAAAGAAACGTTGTCTACACGAGGAATAGAATGGAAATTCATACCAAAACGCGCACCGTGGTATGGTGGATTCTGGGAGAGACTTATTGCGCTAACAAAGACAAGCTTGAAAAAGACACTTGGACGAACTCAAGTTAGTATGGAAACTCTACAGACTGTCGTGACAGAAATAGAAAGAATTTTAAATGACAGGCCACTTACATATTTTTCATCAGATATCAGAGATTGCGAGACGTTAACCCCAGCTCATCTTTTGTATGGTAGAAGAATATCAACACTGCCATATCCGCAAATAGACATAGAGGAATTCAACGATCCAACCTATATGAATCACAAAGAACTCAACAAATGTGCACAAAGACAAACTTTATTAATACAACACTTCTGGACCAGATGGAAGTCCGAATATTTAACTTCATTGCGCGAATTTCACAAAACTTTGGGAAAAAACGAACAATCTATTCAAATTGGAGACATAGTTCAAATACATAATGAATCGCCTAGAGTCAATTGGAAACTAGGTATAGTTAATGAACTTATCAGAGGCAATGATGGACATGTACGAGCAGCACGGATACAGACAAGCAATGGTGAGACTTCCCGACCGATCGTTAAACTATTTCCGTTGGAAGTATCGGGGACACATTCGGATGTTACAAGCGATCACACTGACGAGCAACATCAAGACACAACGCAAAGAAGTACTAGACCGAAACGAAATGCGAGCATCAAGGCCCGGGAGAGGATACGAAAGTGA
- the LOC134694157 gene encoding uncharacterized protein LOC134694157 codes for METYVRGLESLGQSQDSYGTLLVPIILKKLPGEIKKNLAHEHGTENWSLRDLRKSICNEINIIDAGQDTETSDNLPSTSSFFTGTKSTKPRQNQAPNTRNIRQNLDTKPCVFCRDVHAPAHCANISDPAARMNIVKREKLCFNCLGTHRIHECKSKHLCRNCNKRHHTSLCTVRQFNNKNHDNDRSRQSVQNTNYSQQHMNFHGNNGQANQTSVHLVNDTDRKEEDTSILYSSSVEVRTNVLLKTAVAPVWSDHSCRDTHILFDEGAQRSFVTEDLARKLNLQSEGTEILQLSSFGDRNKNVRHLDKSTVFVETDAGQKIPINVLIVPKIAVPLQNNIRHINRGLNYLRGLKLAHPVTQDESFEISLLIGADYYWDLVEDEVIRGNGLTAVRSKLGFLLSGPEHDELPSKYTVTRRRTENVIKKLSQDPKLLKKYGDIIAEQERRGFVETVDENEQKGGKIHYIPHHPIHKESSTTPIRIVYDCSCHQSPSHPSLNDCLMDTPPKLNDLTKLLVQFRANQFATCTDIEKAFLHVGLSKEDRDVTRFLWLSDPTNPGSQLKMYRFKAVLFGATSSPFILNATIQKHLKQFGNSETAKILERDIYVDNILSSMNKEEDLLTYFKEARSLMAGAGFNLRVQTVLNY; via the exons ATGGAAACTTACGTCAGAGGGCTAGAATCTTTAGGCCAGTCACAAGACTCGTATGGAACATTACTTGTaccaattattttgaaaaaattaccgggagaaattaaaaaaaaccttgccCATGAACATGGAACAGAAAACTGGTCATTACGAGACCTCCGGAAAAGTATTTGcaatgaaattaacataattGATGCGGGACAAGACACTGAAACTTCTGACAATTTACCAAGTACATCATCTTTCTTTACCGGAACTAAATCAACAAAACCTCGCCAAAATCAAGCCCCAAATACAAGAAATATACGCCAGAATTTAGACACTAAACCTTGTGTATTCTGCCGCGATGTACACGCACCAGCGCATTGCGCGAACATATCGGATCCAGCAGCACGCATGAACATTGTAAAACGGGAGAAATTGTGTTTCAACTGCCTTGGAACACACCGTATACATGAATGTAAGTCAAAACACTTATGCCGAAATTGCAACAAAAGACATCACACAAGTCTGTGTACTGTACGTCAATTTAACAACAAGAACCACGATAATGACAGAAGTAGACAAAGCGtgcaaaatacaaattacaGCCAACAACATATGAATTTTCATGGTAACAATGGACAAGCTAATCAGACATCTGTACATTTGGTAAATGACACGGATCGGAAGGAAGAGGACACGTCAATTTTATACTCATCGTCAGTCGAGGTACGTAcaaatgttcttttaaaaacTGCAGTAGCACCCGTATGGTCAGACCACTCATGTAGAGATACCCATATACTTTTTGACGAGGGAGCACAGAGATCATTTGTGACCGAAGATTTAGCAAGAAAACTTAATTTACAGTCAGAGGGAACTGAAATTCTACAGTTATCATCATTTGGAGATAGAAACAAAAACGTAAGACATTTAGATAAATCGACAGTGTTCGTAGAAACAGATGCAGGACAGAAAATACCGATAAACGTTCTAATTGTACCAAAGATTGCCGTACCTTTGCAGAACAATATTCGCCACATCAACAGAGGACTGAATTATTTACGGGGACTTAAGTTAGCACATCCAGTAACACAGGACGAGTCTTTCGAAATATCGTTATTGATCGGAGCTGACTACTACTGGGACTTAGTCGAGGATGAAGTCATACGGGGGAATGGTCTAACCGCCGTGAGGTCAAAGTTAGGTTTCTTACTTTCCGGTCCA gaACATGACGAACTACCATCAAAATATACAGTCACAAGAAGAAGAACAGAGAATGTTATTAAGAAACTTAGTCAAGATCCTAAACTACTAAAGAAGTATGGAGATATAATCGCCGAACAGGAACGCAGAGGATTTGTTGAGACAGTAgatgaaaatgaacaaaaaggcGGGAAAATTCATTACATTCCACACCACCCTATACACAAGGAATCTAGCACAACTCCTATACGAATAGTATACGACTGCAGTTGTCATCAATCACCAAGTCATCCAAGTCTAAATGATTGTCTTATGGACACACCaccaaaattaaatgatttgacAAAACTCCTAGTACAGTTTAGAGCCAACCAGTTTGCTACATGTACTGATATTGAGAAAGCTTTCTTACATGTTGGATTGAGCAAAGAAGATAGAGATGTTACCCGATTTTTATGGCTTAGTGACCCTACAAATCCAGGAAGTCAGCTGAAAATGTACAGGTTCAAAGCAGTGTTATTTGGAGCGACGTCTTCGCCCTTTATACTCAACGCCACAATACAGAAACATTTGAAACAATTCGGAAACAGTGAAACAGCTAAAATTCTAGAAAGAGATATTTACGTTGATAACATATTGTCTAGTATGAACAAAGAGGAAGATTTACTTACGTATTTCAAAGAAGCAAGAAGCTTGATGGCTGGAGCTGGATTCAACTTGAGAGTTCAAACAGTGCTAAATTACTAG